In the genome of Amia ocellicauda isolate fAmiCal2 chromosome 3, fAmiCal2.hap1, whole genome shotgun sequence, one region contains:
- the LOC136746427 gene encoding olfactory receptor 2AT4-like — MSMNDQWLLEIEGFDIPHQSIYPVFFLMLFVYLVILLTNVGVLVLIITERSLHQPMYILFCNLSANDLIGNTVLIPRLMSQLLSSKRYITFVECVIQAFCSHTFGCASHLILMIALNLRLSRCRSVILNAICDNASLFKLSCDDVTINNIYGLFVAIMMHVISMGSITITYAHIVLICLTNKNKNLNSKALQTCATHLVVYLVMLLSGFLSFILHRFPVNRDIIKLSYILFYVLPANFNPIIYGLKTKDLRNKLVQIFSRKVSHL; from the exons ATGTCAATGAATGACCAGTGGCTCCTGGAAATTGAGGGCTTTGATATCCCCCATCAGTCCATATACCCAGTGTTTTTTCTCATGTTGTTCGTTTACCTGGTCATCCTTCTCACCAATGTCGGAGTCTTAGTGCTAATCATTACCGAGAGGAGTCTGCACCAACCCATGTACATTTTGTTCTGCAACTTGTCTGCGAATGACCTGATAGGAAACACCGTCTTGATCCCAAGGTTGATGTCACAGCTCCTGTCATCCAAACGATATATTACTTTTGTTGAGTGTGTTATTCAAGCTTTTTGCAGTCATACATTTGGTTGTGCGTCACACCTGATACTGA TGATTGCACTGAATCTAAGACTATCCCGATGTAGATCAGTTATTCTCAATGCCATTTGTGACAACGCGTCCTTGTTCAAGTTATCTTGTGATGATGTGACTATAAATAACATCTATGGACTATTTGTAGCAATCATGATGCATGTTATCTCTATGGGGAGCATCACCATCACCTATGCCCATATTGTTCTAATTTGCCTAACGAACAAAAACAAGAATCTCAACAGCAAGGCACTGCAAACGTGTGCCACTCATTTAGTCGTGTACCTCGTCATGCTGCTGTCTGGTTTTCTGTCCTTTATTTTACATCGCTTTCCTGTGAATCGAGATATCATAAAACtgtcatatattttattttatgttcttcCAGCAAACTTCAACCCGATTATCTATGGACTTAAAACTAAAGATCTAAGAAACAAGCTTGTCCAAATATTCAGTAGAAAAGTGTCacatttatga
- the LOC136747147 gene encoding olfactory receptor 5J3-like produces MNSSFLPVTEFVLVGLKSLQEKQIILFVIFLFAYITILIGNLMIIFLVRRDPKLNSPMYFFLHNLSFVDIVYTSITIPNMLSGFLVTSKTISVTGCYLQMYCFLSMASTGRGLLTVMAYDRYVAICNPLRYTAIMTKSVQVLLVIAAWCFGYIMISPAVILAARLPFCGPNKVEHCFCDLSSVIKLACADIKLTSVVSLTIALIILISTLFLIALSYILIGISIFKTTSSQGRWKAFSTCAAHLTVVLISYTSAAFVYISYRVGNISPEVRIMMAVLYSVLTPLLNPMIYSLRNKDLRDAAKRAFRKRWIIPAEKTLLKSSAESKF; encoded by the exons ATGAATTCCTCCTTTCTGCCCGTGACTGAATTTGTACTAGTTGGGCTGAAGAGTCTGCAAGAAAAACAGATCATACTCTTTGTCATCTTCCTCTTTGCTTATATAACAATTTTAATTGGGAACTTAATGATAATATTCCTGGTGAGAAGGGACCCCAAACTGAACTCCCCCATGTATTTTTTCCTCCACAACCTGTCATTTGTCGATATAGTGTACACAAGTATCACAATTCCCAACATGCTGTCAGGGTTTCTGGTGACCTCCAAGACCATCTCTGTGACAGGTTGTTACCTACAAATGTACTGTTTCCTTTCCATGGCATCAACCGGGCGAGGCTTGTTAACTGTAATGGCATATGACCGATACGTTGCCATTTGTAACCCCCTGAGGTACACAGCTATCATGACCAAAAGTGTTCAAGTCCTTCTGGTCATTGCTGCCTGGTGTTTTGGGTATATAATGATATCACCGGCAGTGATACTGGCTGCTAGGTTACCTTTCTGTGGACCCAATAAGGTAGAGCACTGTTTTTGTGACCTTTCCTCAGTAATAAAACTAGCCTGTGCAGATATAAAACTCACCAGTGTTGTAAGTTTAACAATTGCATTAATTATACTGATTTCCACTCTTTTTCTCATCGCTCTGTCGTACATCCTGATTGGAATCTCAATTTTCAAAACCACCTCATCTCAAGGCCGATGGAAGGCGTTCTCCACATGTGCAGCTCACCTCACGGTCGTTTTGATCTCATACACTTCGGCCGCATTCGTGTACATTTCGTACCGAGTGGGAAACATCTCCCCTGAAGTGCGAATCATGATGGCTGTGCTTTACTCTGTTCTGACTCCTCTGCTAAATCCCATGATTTACAGTTTAAGAAATAAGGACCTAAGAGATGCAGCAAAAAGAGCTTTTAGAAAAAGATGGATCATACCTGCAGAGAAAA CTTTGTTGAAATCAAGTGCTGAATCCAAATTTTGA